The following proteins are co-located in the Aggregatibacter aphrophilus ATCC 33389 genome:
- the glyA gene encoding serine hydroxymethyltransferase, protein MFKKSMNIADYDPVLWQAIQDENRRQEEHIELIASENYASPRVMEAQGSQFTNKYAEGYPGKRYYGGCEYADIVEQLAIDRAKELFDADYVNVQPHSGSQANAAVYGALINAGDTILGMDLAHGGHLTHGAKVSFSGKIYNSVLYGITADGLIDYEDVRQKALESKPKMIVAGFSAYSQVVDWKKMREIADEVGAYLFVDMAHVAGLIAAGLYPNPLPYAHVVTTTTHKTLGGPRGGLILSSCGDEEIYKKLQSSVFPANQGGPLVHIIAAKAVCFKEALEPAYKEYQAKVIQNAKAMVEMFKQRGYDVVSNGTENHLFLVSFIKQGLTGKAADAALGKANITVNKNSVPNDPQKPFVTSGIRVGTPSVTRRGFNEADVKELAGWMCDILDALGKENEEQVVAATKEKVLAICKRLPVYA, encoded by the coding sequence ATGTTTAAAAAGAGCATGAATATCGCCGATTACGATCCGGTTTTATGGCAAGCCATTCAAGATGAAAATCGTCGTCAAGAAGAGCATATTGAACTTATCGCTTCCGAAAACTATGCCAGCCCGCGCGTCATGGAAGCACAAGGTTCACAATTTACCAATAAATATGCGGAAGGCTATCCGGGCAAGCGTTACTATGGTGGTTGTGAGTATGCCGACATTGTGGAACAGCTTGCTATTGATCGTGCAAAAGAATTATTTGATGCAGATTATGTGAACGTACAACCGCATTCCGGTTCACAAGCTAATGCGGCGGTATATGGCGCGTTAATTAATGCAGGTGATACTATTTTAGGGATGGATTTAGCCCATGGTGGTCACTTAACCCACGGGGCGAAAGTAAGTTTCTCCGGTAAAATCTACAATTCTGTGCTTTATGGTATTACTGCTGATGGTTTAATTGACTATGAAGACGTACGCCAAAAAGCCTTAGAGAGCAAGCCGAAAATGATCGTGGCCGGCTTCTCTGCGTATTCTCAAGTGGTAGATTGGAAGAAAATGCGTGAAATCGCCGATGAAGTGGGCGCGTATTTGTTTGTTGATATGGCGCACGTTGCAGGCTTAATTGCGGCAGGTTTATATCCAAATCCATTACCATACGCCCATGTTGTCACTACAACGACTCATAAAACCTTGGGTGGTCCGCGTGGTGGTTTAATTCTTTCTTCTTGTGGCGATGAAGAGATCTACAAAAAATTGCAATCTTCCGTATTCCCGGCAAACCAAGGTGGCCCATTAGTCCACATTATTGCGGCAAAAGCGGTTTGTTTCAAAGAAGCATTAGAGCCGGCGTATAAAGAGTATCAAGCGAAGGTAATCCAAAATGCCAAAGCTATGGTGGAGATGTTTAAACAACGCGGTTACGACGTTGTGTCTAACGGAACTGAAAACCACTTGTTCTTGGTGAGTTTTATCAAACAAGGTTTAACCGGTAAAGCGGCAGATGCGGCGCTTGGCAAAGCTAATATCACGGTGAATAAAAACTCTGTGCCAAATGATCCGCAAAAACCATTTGTCACATCCGGTATTCGTGTCGGCACCCCGTCCGTGACCCGTCGCGGTTTTAACGAAGCTGATGTGAAAGAGCTTGCAGGTTGGATGTGCGATATATTAGACGCGCTTGGTAAAGAAAACGAAGAGCAAGTGGTTGCTGCTACCAAGGAAAAAGTATTGGCAATTTGTAAACGTCTTCCGGTTTATGCCTAA
- the purD gene encoding phosphoribosylamine--glycine ligase, protein MNILIIGNGGREHALAWKAAQSPLADKIFVAPGNAGTALEQKVENVNIAATDVPALVKFAQDNHIGLTIVGPEAPLVIGVVDAFRAVSLNIFGPTQAAAQLEGSKAFTKDFLARHKIPTAEYQNFTEVEPALAYLREKGAPIVVKADGLAAGKGVIVAMTLKEAEDAVRDMLSGNAFGEAGSRVVIEEFLDGEEASFIVMVDGKNVEPMATSQDHKRVGEKDTGLNTGGMGAYSPAPVVTPEIHERVMREVIYPTVNSMAAEGNVYTGFLYAGLMIMPNGQPKVIEFNCRFGDPETQPIMLRLESDLVELCLKACDGKLDEVKSQWNPKASLGIVLAAEGYPGDYRKGDEISGLPQSAVENEKVFFAGVEAKAGKLVTNGGRVLCATALGDSVFEAQQKALKLAEQIQWNGRFYRRDIGYRAVAREQKK, encoded by the coding sequence ATGAACATCCTCATCATCGGAAACGGCGGTCGTGAACACGCCCTCGCTTGGAAAGCGGCGCAATCTCCATTAGCAGATAAAATTTTCGTTGCACCGGGCAATGCCGGGACAGCGTTAGAACAAAAGGTCGAAAACGTGAATATTGCCGCAACGGATGTTCCTGCGTTGGTTAAATTTGCCCAAGATAACCACATTGGTTTAACGATCGTGGGGCCTGAAGCGCCACTTGTGATTGGCGTGGTGGATGCGTTTCGTGCAGTCAGTTTAAACATTTTTGGACCAACGCAAGCGGCGGCGCAATTGGAAGGTTCCAAAGCCTTTACTAAAGATTTTTTAGCGCGTCATAAAATCCCAACTGCGGAATATCAAAACTTCACTGAGGTCGAACCGGCATTGGCTTACTTGCGTGAAAAAGGCGCGCCAATTGTCGTTAAAGCGGATGGCTTGGCGGCAGGCAAAGGCGTGATTGTGGCGATGACGTTGAAAGAAGCGGAAGACGCGGTGCGCGATATGCTTTCCGGCAATGCCTTTGGTGAAGCCGGCAGTCGAGTGGTCATTGAAGAATTTTTAGATGGCGAAGAGGCGAGTTTTATTGTCATGGTGGATGGCAAAAATGTCGAGCCTATGGCGACCAGTCAAGACCACAAACGTGTGGGTGAGAAAGACACCGGTTTGAATACCGGCGGCATGGGGGCTTATTCTCCTGCGCCTGTGGTGACACCTGAAATTCATGAGCGCGTGATGCGTGAAGTGATCTATCCAACGGTCAACAGTATGGCGGCAGAAGGCAATGTTTACACGGGTTTCTTGTATGCCGGTTTGATGATCATGCCAAATGGTCAACCAAAAGTGATCGAATTTAACTGCCGTTTCGGTGATCCGGAAACCCAACCGATTATGTTACGTTTGGAATCGGATTTGGTGGAACTTTGTCTTAAAGCCTGTGATGGCAAATTGGACGAAGTGAAATCCCAATGGAACCCGAAGGCTTCTTTAGGTATCGTATTGGCAGCAGAAGGCTATCCGGGAGATTATCGTAAAGGCGATGAAATCAGCGGCTTGCCACAAAGTGCGGTCGAAAATGAGAAAGTTTTTTTTGCAGGCGTAGAAGCGAAAGCGGGCAAGTTAGTTACCAATGGAGGCCGCGTGCTTTGTGCTACAGCATTGGGCGACAGCGTATTTGAGGCGCAACAGAAAGCCCTGAAACTGGCTGAACAAATTCAATGGAACGGTCGTTTTTATCGTCGTGATATCGGCTATCGCGCCGTGGCTCGTGAGCAGAAAAAATAA
- the purH gene encoding bifunctional phosphoribosylaminoimidazolecarboxamide formyltransferase/IMP cyclohydrolase produces the protein MQSTRPIRQALLSVSDKSGIVEFTQGLVKRGVKLLSTGGTAKLLEQNGLPVTEVSDYTGFPEMMDGRVKTLHPKVHGGILGRRGADDVIMQQHGIEGIDMVVVNLYPFAATVAKPNCTLEDAVENIDIGGPTMVRSAAKNHKDVAIVVNNQDFDAILAEMDQHQNSLTLETRFDLAIKAFEHTAQYDSMIANYFGQLVKPYHVAAEEDAEAKCGQFPRTLNLNFVRKQTMRYGENAHQNAAFYVDLNVKEASVATANQLQGKALSYNNIADTDAALECVKEFDEPACVIVKHANPCGVALGKDILEAYNRAYQTDPTSAFGGIIAFNRELDEKTANEIVERQFVEVIIAPKVSAEAVEVVKRKKNVRLLECGEWQARTQRLDFKRVNGGLLVQDADLGMVGLDDLKVVSKRQPTEQELKDLLFCWKVAKFVKSNAIVYAKDNQTIGIGAGQMSRVYSAKIAGIKAQDEGLEVAGCVMASDAFFPFRDGIDAAAKVGIQCVIHPGGSMRDQEVIDAADEHNMVMVLTGMRHFRH, from the coding sequence ATGCAATCAACTCGTCCCATTCGCCAAGCATTGCTTAGCGTGTCCGATAAATCCGGTATTGTGGAATTCACCCAAGGCCTCGTAAAACGCGGTGTTAAGCTGCTTTCTACCGGCGGTACGGCAAAACTGTTAGAACAAAACGGCTTGCCGGTAACCGAAGTGTCCGATTACACTGGTTTTCCGGAAATGATGGACGGTCGCGTGAAAACTTTACACCCGAAAGTGCACGGTGGGATTTTAGGTCGTCGTGGTGCGGATGATGTCATCATGCAACAACACGGCATTGAGGGTATTGATATGGTGGTGGTGAATTTATATCCTTTCGCCGCAACCGTAGCTAAGCCAAACTGCACGTTAGAAGATGCTGTGGAAAATATTGATATCGGTGGCCCAACTATGGTGCGCTCTGCTGCGAAAAACCATAAAGATGTGGCGATTGTTGTTAATAATCAGGATTTTGATGCCATTCTTGCCGAAATGGATCAACATCAAAACAGCTTAACGCTTGAAACCCGTTTTGATCTTGCCATCAAAGCGTTTGAACATACCGCGCAATACGATTCCATGATTGCCAACTATTTCGGACAGTTGGTGAAACCTTATCATGTTGCCGCTGAAGAGGATGCTGAGGCGAAGTGCGGTCAATTCCCACGGACTTTAAATTTGAATTTCGTGCGTAAACAAACCATGCGTTACGGCGAAAATGCCCATCAAAATGCCGCGTTTTATGTAGATCTCAATGTAAAAGAAGCGAGCGTGGCGACGGCAAACCAACTGCAAGGTAAGGCTTTGTCTTATAACAATATTGCTGACACCGACGCAGCTCTTGAATGTGTAAAAGAATTTGATGAGCCGGCCTGTGTGATTGTGAAACACGCCAATCCGTGCGGCGTGGCCTTAGGCAAAGACATTTTAGAGGCCTACAATCGTGCCTATCAAACAGACCCAACCTCAGCCTTTGGCGGCATCATTGCGTTTAACCGTGAATTAGACGAAAAAACGGCAAATGAAATTGTAGAACGTCAATTTGTGGAAGTGATTATCGCACCGAAAGTGTCTGCGGAAGCTGTTGAAGTGGTGAAACGTAAGAAAAATGTCCGTTTGCTTGAATGTGGAGAATGGCAAGCGCGTACCCAACGTTTAGATTTCAAACGCGTGAATGGTGGATTGTTAGTACAAGATGCGGATTTAGGCATGGTGGGCTTGGATGACTTAAAAGTGGTCAGTAAACGTCAACCGACCGAACAAGAATTGAAAGATTTACTATTCTGCTGGAAAGTAGCGAAATTTGTGAAATCGAATGCCATTGTTTATGCCAAAGATAACCAAACTATTGGCATTGGTGCAGGTCAAATGAGCCGCGTGTATTCGGCTAAAATCGCTGGCATTAAAGCGCAAGATGAAGGCTTGGAAGTGGCCGGTTGTGTAATGGCATCCGATGCGTTCTTCCCATTCCGCGATGGTATTGATGCGGCGGCGAAAGTAGGCATTCAATGTGTGATTCATCCGGGCGGCTCAATGCGTGATCAGGAAGTGATTGATGCGGCAGATGAGCATAATATGGTGATGGTATTGACCGGAATGCGGCATTTCCGTCATTAA
- a CDS encoding sucrose-specific PTS transporter subunit IIBC produces the protein MNFPKIAQQVIEKLGGKENIATAAHCATRLRIVLHDESKVDKEGVDNIEGVKGQFAVAGQYQIIFGSGTVNKVHAELTKLLGIGDVSKAEVADAASGNQGLLQRLVKGLADIFVPIIPAIVAGGLLMGIYSMLTAKGFFVDELSVIDMHPELKDLVDFINTIANAPFVFLPVLLGFSATRKFGGNPFLGAALGMLLVHPALADGWNYALTLAEGKIQYWNVFGLEIERVGYQGTVIPTLISAWVLATLEKTFRKFVPSYLDNLVTPLFSLFIAGFLAFTIIGPIGREAGSLIAAGLTWLYDTLGFIGGAIFGTFYAPIVITGMHQTFIAVETQLLAEMARTGGTFIFPIAAMSNIAQGAACLGVAFALKDPKVRGLAIPSGISALLGITEPAMFGVNLRYRQAFIAAMVGSGLASAFIAFFNVKAIALGAAGFLGIPSIKPDSLAMYSIGMAISFIVAFSLSTVLVKRSQAKA, from the coding sequence ATGAACTTTCCTAAAATTGCGCAGCAAGTCATTGAGAAACTTGGTGGAAAAGAGAATATTGCAACCGCCGCACATTGCGCCACACGTTTGCGTATTGTATTACACGACGAAAGCAAAGTGGACAAGGAAGGTGTTGATAACATTGAAGGTGTTAAAGGTCAGTTTGCCGTGGCAGGACAATATCAAATTATTTTTGGTTCCGGTACCGTGAATAAAGTCCACGCTGAATTAACTAAATTACTCGGTATCGGCGATGTGAGTAAAGCGGAAGTGGCAGACGCCGCGAGCGGTAACCAAGGTTTGTTGCAACGTTTGGTGAAAGGTTTAGCGGATATCTTCGTACCGATCATTCCGGCCATTGTGGCAGGCGGTTTGTTGATGGGTATTTACAGCATGCTCACCGCCAAAGGGTTCTTTGTGGATGAACTCAGCGTCATTGACATGCATCCTGAACTCAAAGATTTAGTGGATTTCATTAATACCATTGCGAACGCACCGTTTGTGTTCTTGCCGGTATTGCTTGGCTTTTCCGCCACCCGTAAGTTTGGTGGTAACCCATTCCTTGGGGCCGCATTAGGCATGTTATTGGTTCACCCGGCACTGGCTGACGGTTGGAACTATGCTTTAACTCTGGCAGAAGGCAAAATCCAATATTGGAATGTGTTTGGTTTGGAAATTGAACGTGTAGGCTATCAAGGCACTGTGATCCCAACCTTAATTTCCGCTTGGGTGTTGGCAACGTTAGAAAAAACGTTTCGTAAATTTGTGCCGTCTTATTTAGATAATTTGGTCACACCGTTATTTTCTTTGTTTATCGCAGGCTTCTTGGCGTTTACCATCATCGGCCCAATCGGACGTGAAGCAGGTTCATTAATCGCGGCAGGGTTAACCTGGTTATATGACACATTAGGTTTCATCGGCGGTGCAATTTTCGGTACCTTCTACGCACCAATCGTGATTACCGGTATGCACCAAACCTTCATTGCGGTGGAAACCCAATTATTAGCGGAAATGGCACGCACCGGCGGTACCTTTATTTTCCCAATTGCGGCAATGTCTAACATTGCGCAGGGCGCCGCCTGTTTGGGCGTGGCATTTGCCTTAAAAGATCCGAAAGTTCGCGGCTTGGCCATTCCTTCCGGCATTTCTGCGTTGCTTGGTATTACCGAGCCGGCCATGTTCGGGGTGAACTTGCGTTATCGCCAAGCCTTTATCGCAGCCATGGTTGGCTCCGGTCTGGCGAGTGCGTTCATTGCCTTCTTTAACGTAAAAGCAATCGCCCTTGGTGCGGCAGGTTTCTTAGGTATTCCATCGATTAAACCGGACAGTCTTGCCATGTACAGCATCGGTATGGCCATTTCCTTTATTGTGGCGTTCAGCCTTTCCACTGTTTTAGTGAAACGCTCACAGGCTAAAGCGTAG
- the rsmC gene encoding 16S rRNA (guanine(1207)-N(2))-methyltransferase RsmC encodes MICAESEVLERHLDFLTGKSLLLTGAVNDDFLSDLRRQGFNARAWSWYFDYANRENQKQQSAVDFSLEFQRQADLILFYWTKNKQECHFQLMQILAKSPVGQEILIVGENRSGVRSAENMLADFGDIHKIDSARRCSLYHFQLENPPHFELNSFWKSYQHPQLADVTVYALPGVFSAAELDGGTALLLSTLKNVSGDVLDIGCGAGVIGSYIQKHHPKTKLVMTDIHAMALESAQRTLRENQLQGTVLASDVFSHVEGKFDLIISNPPFHDGIDTAYTAVNELIKQAKWHLKTGGELRIVANAFLPYADWLDQHFGDHEVLAKNNKFKVYSVRG; translated from the coding sequence GTGATTTGTGCAGAAAGCGAAGTGTTGGAACGGCATTTGGATTTTTTAACGGGAAAATCGTTATTACTTACCGGCGCGGTGAACGATGATTTTCTTTCCGATTTACGACGCCAAGGTTTTAACGCTCGTGCTTGGAGTTGGTATTTTGATTACGCCAACCGAGAAAATCAAAAGCAACAAAGTGCGGTGGATTTTTCCCTCGAATTTCAACGCCAAGCCGATTTGATCCTGTTTTATTGGACGAAGAACAAGCAGGAATGCCATTTCCAATTAATGCAAATTCTCGCCAAAAGCCCGGTGGGGCAAGAAATACTCATTGTCGGCGAAAATCGTAGCGGCGTACGTTCTGCCGAAAATATGCTTGCGGACTTCGGCGATATTCACAAAATCGACTCTGCCCGCCGTTGTAGTCTTTATCATTTTCAGCTAGAAAATCCACCGCACTTTGAGCTGAATTCCTTCTGGAAATCTTACCAACACCCACAACTTGCCGATGTCACCGTGTATGCGTTACCGGGCGTATTCAGCGCCGCCGAACTGGATGGCGGTACCGCATTATTGTTGTCCACCTTAAAAAATGTGTCGGGCGATGTACTGGATATCGGTTGTGGCGCAGGCGTGATTGGGAGTTACATTCAAAAACATCATCCGAAAACTAAGCTTGTGATGACGGATATTCACGCTATGGCACTTGAATCGGCACAGCGAACGTTGAGAGAAAATCAGTTGCAAGGCACGGTGCTGGCAAGTGATGTGTTTTCTCATGTGGAAGGAAAATTTGACCTGATCATCTCCAACCCGCCGTTTCATGATGGCATTGATACCGCTTATACTGCCGTTAACGAATTGATTAAACAAGCAAAATGGCATCTTAAAACCGGTGGTGAATTGCGCATTGTGGCGAATGCCTTTTTGCCTTATGCCGACTGGCTGGATCAACATTTCGGCGACCATGAGGTATTGGCGAAAAATAATAAGTTTAAGGTGTATTCAGTGCGCGGATGA
- a CDS encoding DNA polymerase III subunit psi: protein MQETRQPYSRRDVLLQQMGISQWQLHRPDVLLGAINIAVPEHIRLIIVSQQNLLQQPVVQDVLRSLTLNSKQVLNITFEQLTYLQVNHEVSYWLLSKNTSNNDRTLPFQQPLNVWQSDDLEEFKQNPQAKRQFWQTIQQSPSINAE, encoded by the coding sequence ATGCAAGAAACGCGCCAACCTTACTCCCGTCGAGATGTATTACTGCAACAAATGGGCATCAGCCAATGGCAGCTCCATCGCCCTGATGTGTTGCTGGGCGCTATCAATATTGCCGTGCCGGAGCATATTCGTTTGATTATCGTCAGTCAGCAAAATCTGTTGCAGCAGCCTGTTGTGCAGGATGTGTTACGCAGCTTGACGCTTAATAGCAAGCAAGTATTAAACATCACGTTTGAGCAGCTTACTTATTTGCAAGTCAACCACGAAGTCAGTTATTGGTTGCTTTCTAAAAACACATCAAACAACGACCGCACTTTACCTTTCCAACAACCGTTAAATGTCTGGCAGTCTGATGATCTTGAGGAATTTAAACAAAATCCGCAGGCAAAGCGTCAATTTTGGCAAACCATTCAACAATCCCCTTCCATCAATGCCGAATAA
- the rimI gene encoding ribosomal protein S18-alanine N-acetyltransferase — translation MITISLIEEQDFDELYAIEQAAHAVPWSLGTLKNNQGERYLNLKILEENKIYGFAICQTVLDEATLFNIAIDPQKQGLGLGRQLLNELITQLRQKGILTLWLEVRESNKKALALYDSLGFNQVDIRKNYYPTVDGKRENAVVMAAYL, via the coding sequence GTGATAACCATTTCGCTGATTGAAGAACAAGACTTTGACGAACTTTATGCCATTGAGCAGGCGGCTCACGCCGTGCCTTGGAGTTTAGGCACGTTGAAAAATAACCAAGGCGAGCGTTATCTCAATTTAAAGATCCTCGAAGAAAATAAGATTTACGGGTTTGCTATTTGTCAGACCGTACTAGATGAAGCCACCTTATTTAATATTGCTATCGATCCGCAAAAACAAGGTTTGGGACTCGGACGACAACTCTTAAACGAACTCATCACCCAACTCAGACAAAAAGGCATTTTGACATTGTGGCTAGAAGTGCGCGAATCCAATAAAAAAGCCCTGGCGCTTTATGATTCGCTGGGCTTTAATCAGGTGGATATCCGCAAAAACTATTACCCCACTGTCGATGGCAAACGAGAAAATGCTGTGGTGATGGCTGCGTATTTATAA